Proteins co-encoded in one Arachis stenosperma cultivar V10309 chromosome 7, arast.V10309.gnm1.PFL2, whole genome shotgun sequence genomic window:
- the LOC130939346 gene encoding uncharacterized protein LOC130939346 — translation MSQDELQTFCLLEVERLLQSNGKSLRNYAGMPVPNNSLVSQFSNLMLVRELQYDTVSLSREHDADILKLNEEQRVVYDKIIDCVSNKKDGFFFVYGFGGTGKTFLYRVLSARLRSEKKIVINVASSGIASLLLPGGKTAHSMFNIPVDLTEDTVCRIKKDSPKAEVFRLADLIIWDEAPMTNKLAFEALDRTLRDIMVSVSDRNKDLPFGGKVVVLGGDFRQVLPVIPKGSRAEIVMASINSSIIWKYCEVLRLTTNMRLATGSEQSTAQELRSFSDWILQIGEGRCGAVVNDKLFVDIPSDLIIPVLENPVEDIVNTIYPNLVQNFCDPSFFQDRAILAPTVENVEEINNYIVDLLPGEEKSYLSADSICGSDAYSDVDVDWITVEFLNQIRCSGLPNHLLKLKIGVPIILLRNIDPAGGLCNGTRLVVRDLGTNVIGADIVSGSNVGDKVFITRMNMIPSDTVIPFKFQRRQFPVSLSFAMTINKSQGQTLSTVGLFLRRPVFSHGQLYVAVSRVRNRNGLKILLCDEGLVDAAKTENVVFKEVFDKI, via the coding sequence ATGAGTCAAGACGAGTTACAGACATTTTGTTTGTTGGAAGTTGAGAGACTATTGCAGAGTAATGGAAAATCATTGAGAAATTATGCTGGCATGCCCGTTCCTAATAACTCTTTAGTCTCTCAATTTAGCAATTTGATGCTGGTGCGTGAGTTGCAGTATGATACTGTTTCTTTGTCTCGTGAGCATGATGCAGATATCTTAAAGTTAAATGAAGAACAGAGGGTGGTCTACGATAAAATTATTGACTGTGTTTCGAATAAGAAGGATGGGTTCTTTTTTGTGTACGGGTTTGGTGGCACTGGAAAAACTTTTTTATACAGAGTTTTGTCAGCTAGATTGCGATCTGAGAAAAAGATTGTTATCAATGTTGCTTCTAGTGGTATTGCTTCTCTGTTGTTACCTGGTGGTAAGACGGCTCATTCTATGTTCAATATTCCTGTTGATCTGACTGAAGATACTGTTTGCCGGATTAAGAAAGATAGTCCAAAAGCTGAGGTATTTCGCTTGGCCGATTTGATTATTTGGGATGAGGCACCGATGACTAACAAATTAGCATTTGAAGCGCTCGACAGGACGTTGCGTGATATAATGGTTTCAGTCTCTGATAGGAATAAAGATTTACCTTTTGGTGGCAAGGTGGTTGTTCTGGGTGGTGATTTCAGGCAGGTGTTGCCAGTTATTCCAAAAGGTTCGCGTGCTGAGATTGTCATGGCTTCCATAAATTCTTCTATCATTTGGAAATACTGCGAAGTTTTGCGATTGACAACAAATATGAGGTTAGCAACCGGATCGGAACAATCAACTGCTCAGGAGTTAAGGTCGTTTTCAGATTGGATACTTCAAATCGGTGAAGGTCGATGTGGAGCAGTGGTTAATGATAAACTTTTTGTTGATATTCCTTCTGATCTAATCATTCCTGTCTTGGAAAATCCAGTGGAAGATATTGTAAATACAATCTATCCAAATTTGGTTCAGAATTTTTGTGATCCAAGTTTTTTCCAAGATAGGGCAATACTTGCTCCGACTGTCGAAAATGTTGAAGAGATAAACAATTATATAGTTGACCTGTTGCCCGGTGAGGAGAAAAGTTACCTCAGTGCTGATTCGATATGTGGTAGCGATGCTTATTCTGATGTTGATGTTGATTGGATAACTGTTGAATTCTTGAATCAGATTAGGTGTTCTGGTCTACCTAATCATTTGTTGAAGTTGAAAATAGGCGTGCCTATTATTTTGTTGAGGAATATTGATCCGGCTGGGGGTTTGTGTAATGGGACTCGACTTGTCGTGCGAGATCTAGGGACAAATGTGATTGGTGCCGATATTGTTTCTGGTAGCAATGTTGGGGATAAAGTTTTTATCACTAGAATGAATATGATTCCTAGTGATACGGTTATACCGTTTAAATTCcaacgtcgtcaatttccggtTTCTTTGTCGTTTGCAATGACAATCAACAAAAGTCAGGGTCAGACATTATCAACAGTCGGTTTGTTCTTGCGTCGTCCTGTGTTTTCTCACGGTCAGCTTTATGTAGCTGTTTCCCGAGTTAGGAATAGAAATGGTCTTAAGATTTTACTTTGTGATGAGGGATTAGTTGATGCTGCGAAGACTGAAAACGTTGTATTTAAGGAAGTTTTTGATAAGATATAa
- the LOC130939348 gene encoding uncharacterized protein LOC130939348, whose translation MSSSNKISPQEANEKLAESTLEGKWQTVEEIYNSYPESHTVAISDSGETALHVAIELNEEKVVKKLMEAITKHEGGRKKALEVRNQHGDTPLHVAASRGFVKLCMCIVGEENRLYLISLKNKKGETPLFLAALNWNKHAFAYLYDATKHSVILNDLIRQDGDSILHCAIRREYFDLAVIIVHCYDFLITHTNKNGITPLEALATRPSAFRSASKLSLWKLTLYHCILVEPLDVETTMDKILRKMKKPPSEKLEFPENYATLCQALLNLKSLLVGSWKEEQEKEKHDAENPQKKNSEKHEVGFLPPNYSTLQQFIRSMYVHTLGLSGVALKDVKKIKKKHQWSRQLLDKLMEKPYEAFTGRGGQPDLISGWEFDTGVFEAFHQFNQGESSSRFENVEKEKEEKIQTPMLLSSPITDSRKSTPNQNKEAKDGIDPKETAFLVAAKNGIVEMVIKILSKIPSAIHNTNTKKENVLLVAVMNRQPFVVETLRMKSKPEVWNNLVLAADDDENTMLHLAAYALGDEKPWQIPGSALQMMWDIKWFEYIKSIVPQHFNYRTNKNSKTAGEIFKTEHKDLVKEGSEWLRETSESCSVVAGLVAGVSFATASAVPGGTNDEGKPLLERQPAFEAFAVSSLIGLCFSVTGLIMFLAILTSRKEARDFRRGLPTKLLLGLSSLFVSIIAMFVSFCCGHFFIINHKYKTFLFPFYAATSIPVAFYALAQFPLYFDLLTAILSKVPRASDKVESF comes from the exons ATGTCATCATCCAACAAGATTTCGCCACAAGAAGCGAATGAGAAGCTAGCCGAGAGCACACTAGAAGGCAAATGGCAAACCGTCGAAGAGATCTACAACTCATACCCGGAGTCGCATACCGTGGCGATAAGCGACTCCGGGGAGACGGCGCTGCACGTGGCCATCGAACTCAACGAAGAGAAAGTGGTTAAGAAGCTGATGGAAGCAATCACCAAGCATGAAGGAGGAAGGAAGAAGGCTCTTGAGGTGAGGAACCAGCATGGGGACACGCCGTTACACGTGGCGGCTTCTAGAGGGTTCGTGAAACTGTGCATGTGCATCGTAGGGGAGGAGAATAGGCTGTATTTGATAAGtttgaagaacaagaaaggGGAGACACCTTTGTTTCTTGCTGCTCTCAATTGGAACAAACATGCTTTTGCGTACCTTTATGATGCCACAAAACATTCTGTTATTTTGAATGATCTTATACGCCAAGATGGTGATAGTATTCTTCATTGTGCTATTCGTAGGGAATATTTTG ATTTGGCAGTGATAATAGTGCATTGTTATGATTTCCTCATCACACACACCAACAAAAATGGAATCACTCCTCTCGAAGCCCTTGCCACCAGGCCCTCTGCATTCAGAAGCGCAAGCAAACTTTCATTGTGGAAGCTAACTCTTTATCACT GTATACTTGTCGAACCACTAGATGTTGAAACTACAATGGATAAGATTTTGAGAAAGATGAAGAAGCCTCCATCTGAAAAGTTGGAGTTCCCTGAGAATTATGCAACACTATGTCAAGCATTGTTGAACTTAAAATCTCTACTTGTGG GAAGCTGGAAAGAAGAAcaggaaaaagaaaagcatgACGCAGAAAATCCACAAAAGAAAAATTCAGAAAAACATGAGGTTGGATTTCTGCCACCAAATTATTCTACCCTTCAACAATTCATCAGGTCAATGTATGTGCACACTCTTGGCCTCTCGGGAGTGG cgTTGAAGGATGtaaaaaagataaagaagaagCACCAGTGGAGTCGTCAACTGCTGGACAAACTGATGGAAAAGCCATATGAAGCATTCACCGGAAGGGGTGGTCAACCTGATCTTATTAGTGGTTGGGAGTTTGACACTGGCGTCTTTGAAGCTTTTCATCAATTTAATCAAG GTGAAAGCAGCAGTAGATTCGAAAatgttgaaaaagaaaaagaagaaaaaatccaAACACCAATGCTGTTGTCATCGCCGATAACAGATAGCAGAAAGTCAACTCCTAATCAAAATAAGGAGGCAAAGGATGGCATTGACCCGAAAGAGACAGCATTTCTAGTGGCGGCGAAAAACGGCATAGTTGAAATGGTTATCAAGATTCTATCGAAAATACCAAGTGCAATCCACAACACTAACACAAAGAAGGAAAATGTTTTGCTGGTGGCAGTGATGAACAGGCAACCCTTTGTCGTTGAGACACTGAGAATGAAATCAAAACCAGAAGTTTGGAACAACTTGGTTCTGGCTGCAGATGATGATGAGAACACCATGTTGCATTTGGCAGCTTATGCCCTCGGTGATGAGAAGCCATGGCAGATACCTGGCTCTGCTCTGCAAATGATGTGGGATATCAAGTGGTTTGAG TATATCAAGAGCATTGTGCCGCAACACTTCAATTACAGAACCAACAAGAATTCAAAAACAGCAGGAGAAATCTTTAAGACAGAGCACAAGGATCTCGTCAAAGAAGGTAGCGAGTGGCTAAGGGAAACATCCGAATCCTGCTCTGTTGTAGCAGGGCTAGTAGCCGGTGTTTCCTTTGCCACAGCAAGCGCTGTCCCCGGAGGGACAAACGACGAAGGTAAGCCTTTGTTAGAAAGACAACCGGCATTCGAGGCATTCGCAGTTTCCTCTCTTATTGGACTTTGTTTCTCCGTCACCGGACTGATAATGTTCCTGGCCATCCTGACTTCTCGAAAAGAAGCAAGGGATTTTCGCAGAGGATTGCCGACGAAACTGCTTCTAGGGTTGAGTTCTCTCTTTGTGTCCATCATAGCGATGTTTGTTTCCTTTTGTTGCGGGCATTTCTTCATTATCAATCACAAGTACAAGACGTTCTTGTTTCCTTTCTATGCCGCCACTTCCATACCCGTGGCTTTCTATGCCTTGGCGCAGTTTCCACTCTACTTTGATCTTCTAACTGCTATTTTGAGTAAGGTGCCACGTGCAAGTGACAAAGTTGAAAGTTTTTAG
- the LOC130939347 gene encoding uncharacterized protein LOC130939347, whose protein sequence is MDDIDQSEIYDPSINSFSQVGSVIDHPLFLQSEIQGCLDVGDPNYECSICGACFWLLERVERESTVNRPVFTVCCSKGKIQLPYLQKPPDLLYDLINGHDRKSLYFQKNIRSYNSMFAFTSLGGKVMDSVNDGRGPPQFIISGQNYHRIGSLLPVAGEKPKFAQLYVYDTQHEIMHRQRIFGQTSEIDKELITELLQMIDTHNVIAQSFRRVRELYECHPSEIFSLKLYSQRNVDRRMYSAPSCDEVAALIVGDFDSSDHGRDIIVRSTGGRLQRIYETHALYWPLQYPLLFPYGEDGYQPNIGYRGQQLGYVPGRRTRVSLREFICFRLQIREHEDGIIHKSRRLFQQFVVDCFTMIESQRLYEIRMKQSTIRGEVLQGIEEAMRRGDDEASSIGTRIILPSSFTGGRRYMFNRCQDAMAICKHFGYPDLFLTITCNPNWPEFQRFTERERIPIADRPDISCRVFHAKLKCLLNDLKEGVFFGPLNAGMYTIEFQKRGLPHAHMLLWLNAESNLQSVEIVDEFICAELPNPQKFPSLYNVVTKYMIHGPCGPLRPSSPCMKDVKINDVDIDNRFVVPYNPLLLMKYQAHINLEFCNKSNVIKYLFKYVNKGPDRVTATVGERYDVGQSSQVVDEIKQYYDCRYLSPSESMWRIFAYDIHQRWPSVQRLTFHLPNQQHVVFDDADITTHVYLRNKDLLTMFTGWMMANRRFSEGRSLTYVEYPGKFVYCLRSREWKPRQRGFSIGRLSFAHPSSGELFYMRMLLNVQRGCTSFRSIRTVNGVTYDTFQEACSAMGFLIDDNEYVSAIKEVAELASAAQLRRLFVMLLLSGSMGRPLLVWEQTWTYLSDDILYRRRHELRYPGKIFVCCEFITR, encoded by the exons atgGATGATATAGACCAATCAGAAATATATGATCCTTCGATAAATTCATTCAGTCAAGTTGGTTCTGTTATTGATCATCCTCTGTTCTTGCAAAGTGAGATACAAG GTTGCCTTGATGTTGGTGACCCTAACTATGAATGTTCAATTTGTGGCGCGTGTTTCTGGTTATTAGAACGTGTTGAAAGAGAGTCTACAGTTAATCGTCCTGTTTTTACTGTTTGTTGCTCAAAGGGAAAAATCCAGTTACCTTATCTTCAAAAGCCCCCAGATCTGTTATATGATTTGATCAATGGACATGATAGGAAGAGTTTGTATTTCCAAAAAAATATTCGATCTTATAACAGTATGTTTGCCTTCACGTCTCTTGGCGGTAAGGTAATGGATTCTGTGAATGATGGGAGGGGTCCACCACAGTTTATAATAAGTGGTCAAAATTATCATCGGATTGGAAGTTTGCTCCCAGTTGCTGGTGAGAAGCCCAAATTTGCACAGTTATACGTATACGACACTCAACATGAGATAATGCATAGGCAGCGAATTTTTGG gCAAACATCTGAGATAGATAAAGAGTTGATAACTGAGTTGTTGCAAATGATCGATACTCATAATGTCATAGCACAGTCTTTTCGAAGAGTTAGAGAATTATATGAGTGTCATCCATCTGAGATTTTCTCATTGAAGTTGTATTCGCAACGGAACGTTGATCGAAGAATGTACAGTGCTCCCTCTTGCGATGAAGTTGCTGCTTTGATTGTTGGAGATTTTGATTCGTCGGACCATGGTCGTGACATTATTGTTCGATCTACTGGTGGTCGGTTGCAACGTATATATGAAACTCATGCTCTGTATTGGCCCTTACAGTATCCTCTGTTGTTTCCGTATGGCGAGGATGGTTATCAGCCTAACATTGGTTATCGTGGTCAACAGCTCGGATATGTTCCTGGAAGGAGAACAAGAGTTTCCCTCAGGGAATTCATATGTTTTCGTCTCCAGATTAGGGAGCACGAAGATGGAATTATTCACAAGTCTAGGCGGTTGTTTCAACAATTTGTTGTTGATTGTTTCACGATGATTGAGTCGCAGAGGTTGTATGAGATTAGAATGAAGCAAAGTACAATTAGAGGAGAAGTCCTTCAAGGAATAGAGGAGGCTATGCGTCGTGGCGATGATGAGGCTTCTTCAATTGGGACACGAATCATTTTGCCTTCCTCATTCACTGGTGGTAGACGTTACATGTTTAACCGTTGTCAGGATGCCATGGCGATTTGCAAACATTTTGGGTATCCAGATTTGTTCCTCACTATTACGTGTAATCCAAATTGGCCTGAGTTTCAGCGGTTCACGGAGCGGGAGCGAATTCCGATTGCTGATCGTCCTGATATCTCTTGTCGTGTCTTTCATGCCAAGTTGAAGTGCCTCCTTAATGATCTCAAGGAAGGTGTGTTTTTTGGTCCACTTAATGCAG gTATGTATACTATTGAGTTTCAAAAAAGGGGTCTACCGCATGCACACATGCTACTGTGGCTTAATGCGGAAAGCAACTTACAAAGTGTTGAAATTGTTGATGAATTCATCTGTGCCGAGCTACCCAATCCCCAGAAATTTCCATCTCTTTATAATGTTGTCACCAAGTACATGATCCATGGTCCCTGTGGTCCACTTAGACCGAGTTCTCCTTGCATGAAAGATG TGAAGATCAATGATGTCGATATCGACAATAGATTTGTTGTGCCCTATAATCCACTGTTGTTAATGAAATACCAAGCTCACATAAATCTCGAGTTCTGTAACAAGTCAAACGTTATCAAGTATCTATTTAAATATGTTAACAAGGGTCCAGATCGGGTGACCGCAACTGTTGGAGAGAGATATGATGTTGGTCAATCTTCTCAAGTGGTTGATGAGATCAAACAGTATTATGATTGTCGTTATTTGTCACCGTCTGAATCCATGTGGAGAATTTTTGCTTATGATATTCATCAAAGATGGCCGTCGGTACAGAGGTTGACTTTTCACTTGCCCAACCAGCAACATGTTGTATTCGATGATGCTGACATCACTACTCATGTTTATTTGCGCAATAAAGATTTGTTGACGATGTTTACGGGTTGGATGATGGCCAACAGGCGGTTCTCGGAGGGGCGGTCTCTAACATATGTTGAATATCCAGGCAAATTTGTCTATTGTTTGAGGAGTAGGGAGTGGAAGCCAAGACAAAGGGGATTTTCAATTGGAAGATTGAGTTTTGCTCATCCTTCATCTGGTGAACTTTTCTACATGCGGATGCTTTTGAATGTCCAGAGAGGTTGTACTAGCTTTCGAAGTATAAGAACCGTGAATGGTGTTACATATGATACATTTCAAGAGGCATGTTCCGCTATGGGATTCTTGATAGATGATAATGAGTATGTTTCTGCTATTAAAGAAGTCGCTGAGTTAGCGTCGGCTGCGCAGCTAAGGAGGCTTTTTGTGATGTTGCTGTTATCTGGTTCCATGGGAAGACCTCTGTTAGTTTGGGAGCAAACTTGGACTTATTTGTCTGATGATATTCTTTACCGTAGAAGACACGAGCTGCGATATCCTGGTAAGATTTTTGTTTGTTGTGAATTTATTACAAGATAG